The following is a genomic window from Nitrospirota bacterium.
TTTGGAAAGATGCTGAAACGTATAAGAAAGCTTTAACAGGTTTTTCACGCAAGTATGGTAATGCGGCAGATAAAATATTATCTTTAATTGAAAATAATGACATTGATGGAGCCTACAGGATAGTACATTCTTTAGATGGAGTGTCAGGGAATTTATCAATGACACATGTGTTTAAGATTGCAAGAGAGCTGTCACATTCGCTACAGAAACAAAATCTTGACATTGCCAGGATACACGTGGGTCAACTCAAAGAGCTTATAAGGACAGTAGTTGACTCAATAAACAGCATAGAGGTACGGAAAGCTGATGAGTCGCTTAATGTCAACAAGACAGAGTTGGATATTCCTGCATTAAAAGGAATTATTCTCAGGTTGGTAGAATCTTGCGAAGGGGACGATCCGGATGAAGCTGAGCTAATCTTATCTGAATTGCATAGAGTTATAAGTGTGGAACAAGAAGAGTCAATACTAAAGTTTATAGATGACCTCGACTTTGACGGAGCAAAAGACGAGGCAATAAAACTATCAATATCTTTAGGAATATACGTGGAGGAGTAAAATGACAGAAATTAAATGGAGTGTGTTAATCGTTGATGATGAGGCCGCTGATAGACAAACCATTAGGCAGATATTGAAAGATAGATATAAACTATTTTTTGCTATAGATGGTTTAAGTGCTTTGGATAAAGCCGCAAAGGTCAAACCCGATATAATTCTGTTAGACATTAAGATGCCGGAAATTGACGGATTTGAGACTTGCCGCCGCTTGAAGGCTGACTCTTTGACTCATAGCATTCCGGTTATATTTATTAGCGTTCTTACAGATATTACAGACAAGGTTAACGCTTTTAAAAATGGGGGGGTGGATTATATTACTAAACCCTTTCAAGAAGAGGAGGTTATCTCCCGTATTGAGAATCACCTTAGAATATATCATTTGCAAAGATCGTTAGAAGAAAAAAATATTCATTTAGAAAAAACTCAAAAGGAGCTTAACATCCTTAACGAACTTCTTACTAAATATAACGATAAACTGGAGGATATGGTCAAAGACAGGACGAAAAAACTTGACGATACAAATACCCAACTCTCTGCTTCACTGAAGGAAAAGGATATACTCATAAAAGAAGTACACCACCGTGTAAGAAACAATCTGCAAATAATCTCAAGTATGCTTCACCTCGGGTTTGCAAATATAACCGACCCTGAGTCTATTGACGTATTTAGAAGCAGTTACTCCAGAGTAAAGGTATTAGCCATCATACACGAAAAGCTTTGTGAGAGCAAGGACTTCTCCTCAGTAAATATTGTTGATTTCATAGATACTCTTTTTACTGAACTTATATCTGCCTATGAATATAAATATAAGCCTACTTTAACTGTAAATACAAACAGGGATTCACTTGGAATCAATCTGATGATTATATGTGGACTTATTCTAAACGAATTAATATCTAATTCTTTAAGATATGCCCTTACAAAAGACAAACAAGGCGATATCATAATTACCTTCAACAAAGGTGATGACGGGCAGTATGTACTAATCCT
Proteins encoded in this region:
- a CDS encoding response regulator, giving the protein MTEIKWSVLIVDDEAADRQTIRQILKDRYKLFFAIDGLSALDKAAKVKPDIILLDIKMPEIDGFETCRRLKADSLTHSIPVIFISVLTDITDKVNAFKNGGVDYITKPFQEEEVISRIENHLRIYHLQRSLEEKNIHLEKTQKELNILNELLTKYNDKLEDMVKDRTKKLDDTNTQLSASLKEKDILIKEVHHRVRNNLQIISSMLHLGFANITDPESIDVFRSSYSRVKVLAIIHEKLCESKDFSSVNIVDFIDTLFTELISAYEYKYKPTLTVNTNRDSLGINLMIICGLILNELISNSLRYALTKDKQGDIIITFNKGDDGQYVLILSDNGMGFLEVKLDASRYSGLQIVKDLVYNKLKGDMKIKNNNGTTVTITFRKPIEETTM